One Candidatus Zixiibacteriota bacterium DNA segment encodes these proteins:
- a CDS encoding GatB/YqeY domain-containing protein has protein sequence MSLLKRIDDDLIQALKGGDSLKATTLRGLKSDFKYKKIDKGAELTDDDLIAVLNTAAKRHRDSIEQFRAGKRDDLVQKETAELNIILSYLPEQMTEEKLRQVIAEVIRETGADSPAKTGLVMKEVMPKVKGQADGKLVSKIVAELLAVKKE, from the coding sequence ATGTCTCTCCTGAAACGGATTGACGACGACCTGATTCAGGCCCTGAAGGGTGGCGACTCTCTGAAAGCCACCACTCTTCGGGGCCTGAAGTCTGATTTCAAATACAAGAAAATCGATAAAGGGGCAGAACTGACCGACGACGATTTGATAGCGGTGCTGAACACCGCGGCGAAACGTCATCGGGACTCTATCGAGCAGTTCCGCGCCGGCAAACGGGACGACCTGGTGCAGAAAGAAACGGCGGAACTGAATATTATCCTGAGTTATCTTCCGGAGCAGATGACCGAAGAGAAACTGCGGCAGGTCATAGCGGAAGTAATCAGGGAAACGGGGGCGGATTCCCCTGCCAAGACCGGCCTGGTAATGAAAGAAGTGATGCCGAAGGTCAAAGGGCAGGCGGACGGCAAGCTGGTGAGCAAGATTGT